From the Hyphomicrobiaceae bacterium genome, the window GACACAGGCGGAAACGGCCTCGGCCGGGAAGCTGACACAACTGCTCATAGAACTTGGAGATGCGGAACTCGTAGGCGATGGCACCCGTTTCGACCCAAACCTATTCCACACCCGCACGGGTTAGCCGGTTAAGGGCGCCGCAAGCCGGACTGGAGCGTCTGGGCTGGGCGGTGGCCTCGTTGGCAACTCTGGTGCTGTTGTGGCACGTCGGCGCCGAGTGGGCGCACAGCCGGTATTTTCCCACTCCCGCCGCCGTCTTCGACGTGCTGAAACGTGAGGCGTTGGACGGGCAGCTGTTTACCCACGTTGGCGCGACGCTGTTGCGAGTCGTCATGGCGTTCACCATCGCCATGTTCATCGGCAGCGTTATCGGTATGCTGCTTGGTCGCTTCAAAACCGCTGATCGGTTCTTTGACACCTGGCTCATTCTCGTTTTGAACCTGCCGGCTCTTGTCACGATCACCTTGAGTTATGTGTGGCTGGGCATGAACGGGACCGCGGCGGTTGTCGCCGTTGCGATCAATCAAATCCCGAATGTGGCCGTGACAATGCGCGAAGGCGCGCGCAGTCTTTCGCGCGATCTCGCTGAGATGGCGCAGATCTACAAGTTTGGCCCATGGCGCACGTTCCGCCACGTGATCCTGCCGCAGCTCGCGCCCTTCTTTGCCGCGGCGGCGCGTTCGGGGCTGGCGCTTGTTTGGAAGATCGTTCTGGTCGTCGAGGCGCTGGGTGGAAGTGGCCGCGGCGTCGGCTATCAGATCTACATTGCATTCGGCAGTTTCGACGTGACGACCATTCTGGCCTACGCGCTCGCCTTCATCGTGATTGTGCAGATCATCGAGCTTGCCATTCTCCAACCTATTCAGGCCAGGGTGAACAAATGGCGGCGCTGATGGAACAAGAGCTCGCAAGGATGGGCGCCAGCGCCGGAGGTAACGGAAAGATCCGCGTCAACGTCGATCGTAAGATCTTTCCTGCTCTTGCCGACCGCGATGCGCAGCTCGTTCTGAGCGATGTCTCCTTCGATGTTGCTCCTCGCGAGTTTCTTGTGCTGACCGGCCCGTCAGGCTGCGGCAAGAGCACCTTGCTCAACATCATCGCAGGCCTCGATACGGACTTCGAAGGCTCGATTGATCTTGGGGCGGGCCGCGATGCGATGACCTTCATTTTCCAGGCCCCGCGGCTGCTCCCATGGCGGACTGTTTATGAAAACATCGCCCTTGCATTGCCGGAGGGCGATGCCCGGCTTGCGCGTATTCCCGAGATGCTTGCACGCGTGGGGCTAACCGAAGCCGCAAATGCGTATCCAGAGCGGATTTCCTTAGGTATGCAGCGGCGCGCTTCGCTGGCGCGGGGATTTATCGTGGAGCCCCAGATCTTGCTCATGGACGAGCCGTTCGTGTCGCTCGATGATCCAACGGCCCAGAGCCTGCGGCAATTGCTCTTGGAACTGATCGCACGCCAGCCCACGACGGTAATTTTCGTTACCCATGACCGCGCCGAGGCAATACAACTCGGCACCCGCATCTTGCGCCTCTCGCCTGGAAAGGCCAGTGTCGTGGACGATATCTCGGTGCGGCTCACGCCAGAGCAGCGCAGGGACAGGACAGCCGTTCTTGCCGAGCAGATGCGGGTGTTCGGCACAGGCTGATCCGCTTCTCGCCCTCGGGTGATCGACTAGCTTCGACAAGGTCTTCTTCGATGTCCGACAGTTCGCAGCGGGGTGCGCCCGCTTTCCTCGCCAGTGTCACCAACACCGAAGAGGCGTATACCGCATTCGCCGCAGGTGCTGACGTCATCGATTGCAAGGATCCCGCGACCGGAGCGCTCGGCCGTCTCGATCTTGGCGAGATCGCAGACATTGTGAGGGCGGTGTCGGCGCTTGCTCCGGTCAGCGCCACCATTGGCGACAGCTTTGCAAACGTCCCTGAGATGGTGCAATCAGCGCAGGAGGTCGCGGCAACGGGCGTCGCTATCGTCAAATGTGGATTTGACGGATCGCCCGATGATGTTGCGGCGGCCGAAGCGTTGGCAGCAGCCGAGCTTGGCAAAGCCAAGCTGTTTGCCGTGCTATCGGCTGACAAGATTTCCGATTTCAGCATCGTGCCGCACTTGGCGCAGCTCGGCTTTATGGGCGTCATGCTCGACACTGCGGACAAGCGGCGCGGTGCGCTGCCGCAAGTGATGGAGACAGACCGTCTCTCGGCTTTCCTTGCTATTGCGCGCAGCTATGGACTGGCTGCGGGTCTCGCGGGCTCGCTACGTCTATCTGACATCCAAACCCTCGCGGCCTTAGGGCCAGATATTCTCGGCTTCCGCGGCGCTTTGTGCGAGGGTGGGCGGACAGGCGCGGTGGACGAAGCGCGCGTTGCGGCCGTCCGGCGAGAACTTGATCGCGTCGCAGGTGCAATTGGGAAACGCTCGGTGGCCTAGAGCCGACCGTCAAGAAACAATATGAACGTCTAACAAGGACGCCACCAGCATGACATCGAAAGCCTCCGCCAAGACATCCGCGAGCAAAAAGACAACGGCCGCGCGCGAGATTGGCGACACGATCTTCGTCAAAGATTTCATCGTAGATTGCAACGTCGGCGTCTACGCGGAGGAGCAGGGCGTAACCCAGAAGGTCGCGTTCACGGTTGAGGCGCGGTTGGCGCCCGAGGTCCACTCCGTGGATGACGCGATGGTGGAGGTTCCATCCTACGCGGATATTATCGATTTCATCGTTGGGCTGGCGCGCGGTGGTCACATCAACCTGGTCGAGACGTTCGCCGAGCGCATTGCCGAAAATTGTCTCGCTGATCGGCGGATCGTGGCCGTGCGCGTGCGGCTGGAAAAGCTGGAGCGCGGACCTCAGCGCGGTGTCGAGATCGTCCGGCCGGCCACAAAAGCAGCCGCGCGCGAATTTGGCCGTGGCTGAGGTCTGGGCGGCCGATACGCCAAGGCCGATTGTCGTCAAGGTCGGTGGATCTCTCATGCAGGCTGGGCGACTGCGCGACTGTCTTGCGTTGATCGCCAAGGCCGAACATCCGATCATCGTCGTCCCTGGCGGTGGTCCATTCGCTGACGCGGTGCGCGATCTTCAGCAGAAGCTCGGCCTTGACGATGCGGTTGCCCACCGCCTCGCCATTCTCAGTATGCATCAAATGGCCGAAGTGATGTGCTCCATGGAGGACCGCTTGACACCCGCGGAGCGCCCGGAAGACTTCGCGCGCTTTATTGCTGACGGCAGAATACCGGTATGGCTGCCGTTAACGATGTGCCGAGACGATCGCGGAATTCCGACAGACTGGACCATCACATCCGACGGGCTCGCTGCGCGGCTTGCCGAGAGACTTGGTGGGCTTGAAGTTATCCTCGTCAAATCAGTTGCTGTCGAGAACGGGAGCACCGTCCAACAGCTCGCGCAGGGAGAGATCGTTGATCCGGCATTTGCTCAGATCGTGAGTGCAGCCAAGCTGCCGTGGCGTGTGCTTGGACCCGGCGATGATGCCCTTCTGGCGCGACTGATCGGGGCGCCGTCACCTTGAAATGTTTAATTCGCAACCGCGCCATCGACGCGGCCTGTTGGGCATGCTAGCGCGGTACACATGGATTATGAAAAGGAACTCAAAGGCATCGCCAGACCGCGGTTCGGTTGGGCGCTGACCGGATCCGGGCACTTCTTCAAGGAGAGCCTGGAGATCATGCGAGAGCTGCCAAATCTCGACGTATTCGTCTCCAAGGCGGCGGTCGAGGTTATCCGCATGTACAAGCAGGATTTCGAGTTGGCGGCGGACGTGCGCATTTTCAAGGATACGACAGCGAGCGCGGCACCGGTCGGCGCGTTTTACTATGGCGTCTACCATACCTTGATCATGGCGCCGGCGACTTCCAATACGGTCGCCAAGTGCGTGGCCGGCATTTCAGACAACCTCGCGACCAATGTTTTCGCGCAGGCCGGGAAATGCCGCGTTCCGACAATCGTGTTTGCCTGCGATACCGCACCGGAGATGGATACCGAAGCGCCAAAGGGCATGGTGAAGGTGTATCCCCGACGCGTCGATCTTGAAAATACCGAAAAGCTAAAGTCGTTCGAGGCCACGACGGTCGTCGAGACGGTGGCGGCATTGCGAGAGGCCGTTGCGGCCAGGCTGACATGGCTCAAGACGCAAAAGACAGCATCCTTTTCCTGACCGGGCGGCTTGCCGAGGACAGGCTGAAATCGACAGTCGCGGAAGCTGGGCTGCAGCCTGGCTCGTGGTCGGTGTCGAATCTCGGCATCAAGGTTGCGGCGCTGATGACGGAAGCAATCGTGCGCAACCGCCTCAAGGGCCCGCTGCACGCCGACCGCGTGATCGTTCCCGGCCGCGCGCGGATGAATCTCGACAGTCTCAGTGGACATTTCGGTGTGCCGTTCGAGCGTGGTCCTGATGAGTTGGCAGACCTGCCGCAATATCTGGGGCGCGGCGGCAAGCCGCCGGACTTTTCCAAGTATGACGTACGCATATTCGCCGAGTCGGTCGATGCTACAGCATTGAGCGTGGAAGAGATGTTGGTGCGCGCTGGCGAACAGCGGGCAAAGGGCGCTAATGTCATCGACATCGGATGCCAGCCCGACACGCCATTCCCGCATTTGGAGGAGATGGTCAGCGCACTCGTCAAGGCTGGCT encodes:
- a CDS encoding ABC transporter permease, whose protein sequence is MAPVSTQTYSTPARVSRLRAPQAGLERLGWAVASLATLVLLWHVGAEWAHSRYFPTPAAVFDVLKREALDGQLFTHVGATLLRVVMAFTIAMFIGSVIGMLLGRFKTADRFFDTWLILVLNLPALVTITLSYVWLGMNGTAAVVAVAINQIPNVAVTMREGARSLSRDLAEMAQIYKFGPWRTFRHVILPQLAPFFAAAARSGLALVWKIVLVVEALGGSGRGVGYQIYIAFGSFDVTTILAYALAFIVIVQIIELAILQPIQARVNKWRR
- a CDS encoding ATP-binding cassette domain-containing protein, whose protein sequence is MEQELARMGASAGGNGKIRVNVDRKIFPALADRDAQLVLSDVSFDVAPREFLVLTGPSGCGKSTLLNIIAGLDTDFEGSIDLGAGRDAMTFIFQAPRLLPWRTVYENIALALPEGDARLARIPEMLARVGLTEAANAYPERISLGMQRRASLARGFIVEPQILLMDEPFVSLDDPTAQSLRQLLLELIARQPTTVIFVTHDRAEAIQLGTRILRLSPGKASVVDDISVRLTPEQRRDRTAVLAEQMRVFGTG
- a CDS encoding (5-formylfuran-3-yl)methyl phosphate synthase — its product is MSDSSQRGAPAFLASVTNTEEAYTAFAAGADVIDCKDPATGALGRLDLGEIADIVRAVSALAPVSATIGDSFANVPEMVQSAQEVAATGVAIVKCGFDGSPDDVAAAEALAAAELGKAKLFAVLSADKISDFSIVPHLAQLGFMGVMLDTADKRRGALPQVMETDRLSAFLAIARSYGLAAGLAGSLRLSDIQTLAALGPDILGFRGALCEGGRTGAVDEARVAAVRRELDRVAGAIGKRSVA
- a CDS encoding dihydroneopterin aldolase, giving the protein MTSKASAKTSASKKTTAAREIGDTIFVKDFIVDCNVGVYAEEQGVTQKVAFTVEARLAPEVHSVDDAMVEVPSYADIIDFIVGLARGGHINLVETFAERIAENCLADRRIVAVRVRLEKLERGPQRGVEIVRPATKAAAREFGRG
- a CDS encoding uridylate kinase, producing MAEVWAADTPRPIVVKVGGSLMQAGRLRDCLALIAKAEHPIIVVPGGGPFADAVRDLQQKLGLDDAVAHRLAILSMHQMAEVMCSMEDRLTPAERPEDFARFIADGRIPVWLPLTMCRDDRGIPTDWTITSDGLAARLAERLGGLEVILVKSVAVENGSTVQQLAQGEIVDPAFAQIVSAAKLPWRVLGPGDDALLARLIGAPSP
- a CDS encoding flavoprotein; this encodes MDYEKELKGIARPRFGWALTGSGHFFKESLEIMRELPNLDVFVSKAAVEVIRMYKQDFELAADVRIFKDTTASAAPVGAFYYGVYHTLIMAPATSNTVAKCVAGISDNLATNVFAQAGKCRVPTIVFACDTAPEMDTEAPKGMVKVYPRRVDLENTEKLKSFEATTVVETVAALREAVAARLTWLKTQKTASFS